TATTGTCCGAAACCTGCAGCATGTGGGTAATCCACTTACTTATTGGCTGCGATGAAACCTTGGCAATTTGAGTGGCACCGGCGGTCATCGCGCCTTCAACAACAGTGGCGCCAGTTGCCGCGCTGCCTAGTGCTTGCTTGAAGTACTTGCCGGCATTAGCAACCGGCTTGGCGCTGCGCCAAGAAGTTTCGGCTGCCGGATTGGAGCGGTCACCGTCTACCTGTAACGCGGTTACCTCAGACATGTAGCCCTCAGTTTGTTCGCTGCGCTCCCAGCTGGAATCCCACTTGGGACCAGTGAAAAGGGTGGAGTCAAGGATGATTTTGGTGATTGGCACTCCGGCCATTTTTTGCTTCACGGCTACAGCGAGTGTCGAAAGCTTTGGTGCATCTCGATAAACAGACTGCGAGCCAGCTGCCGTGCGGGACAAAGTCACGTCACCGCCACCCACCAAAATAATGGTGCCAGGGTCGCTGGCATCTTGATAAACCCGGGTTTCAACGCGATAGTTTGGCCCAAGGGTCAACAGCGCTGCAGCGGCGGTTACGGTTTTCATCACCGAGGCTGTTGCCGCCGGAGTATCTCCGTTGCGGTCAAAAAGAACTTCTTTGGTTTCGGCATTCAAAACTGTTGCCGAGAGCGTTGCTAGCCGAGGATCGGTTGCCAACTCAGCTACTGAACAGGCACGAACATCACTTGGCGACGGGCTAGGGCTTGCTGAAGCAGAGGATGAAACTGTTGGAGTGCTGCTTGCGGTTGGTTGGGCACCGAACCCAGTAAAGGTAAAGCCGCCGATGATTATTGCCAAAACACCAACTCCGGCGCCAGCACCGATCAGAGCCTGCTTTAGATAAGGGAAGCCGCCCTTTGAATCTGCCAATTATTCTCCAAAAAATCGTTCTGTACACTTCTAGTATGAACCGTCTTTTGAAGTTTATTGCCGCGCTTGCCCTAACAGTCGTGACCATTTTTGGCACTCAATTGGTGGCAAATGCACACACCGATGAACTGGTCACCTATCCTGAGGCGGACTCAATTGTCGACGGCGGGTACATCCCGATTGAAATGACCTTTGCAGAGCCGCTCATGATCATGGAAGACGGCTCTGGGCATGAGATTGCAGTTACCGACCCAAACGGTGATGTCGTAAAGCTGCAGTGTGCAATTCGCACCGGCGTTGACTCTATGACCACCACCATTGCCAGCAACGTGGAAGGCCAGCACACCGTGGCCTGGCGCTCAGTATCAGAGGACGGCCACCCGGTTTCTGGCAGCTTTGCTTTTCAAGTGCGTGCGGTGCCAGATTTTGAGGTGCCAGCAAACACCAATCTGATGTGCCCGGAGGGTGAGCCGACTGATGTGGATGACCCATCGGTTATCAGCCAAGCGGATGACGCTGAAGTAGACGGCCTAGCTGGATTCCTAACCGTATTGGCGATTGCCCTACCACTGGTGGCCATCCTGGGCATCATCGTGGTTTTGATTCGCCGAAAGAAGGCCTAGGCCGCTATTCAGTTAGGTTTGCACCGCAGGTGTAAAACCTGGTTGCCAACGTATCAATGGCTCCGCGAGTGGCTCCGTTGACGTACTTGCCATCAGCGGTTCTAGC
This portion of the Rhodoluna limnophila genome encodes:
- the dacB gene encoding D-alanyl-D-alanine carboxypeptidase/D-alanyl-D-alanine-endopeptidase; its protein translation is MADSKGGFPYLKQALIGAGAGVGVLAIIIGGFTFTGFGAQPTASSTPTVSSSASASPSPSPSDVRACSVAELATDPRLATLSATVLNAETKEVLFDRNGDTPAATASVMKTVTAAAALLTLGPNYRVETRVYQDASDPGTIILVGGGDVTLSRTAAGSQSVYRDAPKLSTLAVAVKQKMAGVPITKIILDSTLFTGPKWDSSWERSEQTEGYMSEVTALQVDGDRSNPAAETSWRSAKPVANAGKYFKQALGSAATGATVVEGAMTAGATQIAKVSSQPISKWITHMLQVSDNTQAEALARLVSLDLGFDGSFSSINTAFKKALAGTELDATSMTFRDGSGLSDLNSVSPKYIADLMLFVQKGEGVFSLINQSLPVSGESGSLASRFKGENSDAIGKVHAKTGWIKRGYTLAGFIDAKDGTSLTFAVYALGNVTSEAKQAIDDLVTGFYRCGDQLSNE
- a CDS encoding copper resistance CopC family protein, encoding MNRLLKFIAALALTVVTIFGTQLVANAHTDELVTYPEADSIVDGGYIPIEMTFAEPLMIMEDGSGHEIAVTDPNGDVVKLQCAIRTGVDSMTTTIASNVEGQHTVAWRSVSEDGHPVSGSFAFQVRAVPDFEVPANTNLMCPEGEPTDVDDPSVISQADDAEVDGLAGFLTVLAIALPLVAILGIIVVLIRRKKA